The sequence TCCATCTCTTTTACGTCGATTATTATGTCGCTTTTGCTTGTGACACTAAATTTATCAAATTTACTTATCTGGGTAAAAAGCGCGCTATCACCATCTTTTCTTATCTCGTCAATTATGCCTGTAACCACTGGCATAACGGCACTCATGTCGTTGTCACTTCGCCTAACAAGCTGTGAAAATTTACTCTCGAAGTCAGCGTCGCTGCTGTGTAAAAATTTCATTTATGATCCTTTATTTTTAGTTTTCTCTCATATCTTTGCTTTTGTGTAATGTTACCTAAAATTCCGCCCTGGTGGATATATAAAATTTCGCTCCCAAGCTTGTCTAAATTTGCAAAAAGTGTCATAAAGCCCACTGGGTCGTAAATAAGCTCAAACTCCACGCCACTTTTGCACACTTCAAGCCAAATTTCATAAAGCTCAGGGTATAAATTTCCAAAATGATACTTCTTTGGGGGATTTAAAATTTGCACTTTGCTGTTTTTATCTAGTTCGTAAATTTGCTTTTTTAGATAGTCGATGTCTCCTACACAAGGGGCTGTAAAAACCCTAAGATCGGTGTGTTTTGCTAGGTAGCATGCGCTTGTACCTGTGCCTGAGGGCAAGAAGATATCAGGCTTTATGCCACTTTTTTTGCTCCACTCATTTATCTCACGTGCTTGCGTGATAAAGCCA is a genomic window of Campylobacter concisus containing:
- a CDS encoding pyridoxal-phosphate dependent enzyme, which gives rise to MIDKIRLREREFWLLRDDLLGEFNGNKARKLEYFLKADLSGIKAIVSHGSSQSNAMYSLSLFAKLKGLKFYYVVSHLSSNLEQNPVGNFKFALENGMEIFVKDEREKFAKELAKSQNALFINEGVAQSEAELGFITQAREINEWSKKSGIKPDIFLPSGTGTSACYLAKHTDLRVFTAPCVGDIDYLKKQIYELDKNSKVQILNPPKKYHFGNLYPELYEIWLEVCKSGVEFELIYDPVGFMTLFANLDKLGSEILYIHQGGILGNITQKQRYERKLKIKDHK